One Drosophila subpulchrella strain 33 F10 #4 breed RU33 chromosome 2R, RU_Dsub_v1.1 Primary Assembly, whole genome shotgun sequence genomic window, CGATTCAAATCTACTTGGTCAGTAGATCACaccattcaaataattacGTTAATCCGGTTATTTGGCTATTTTTCGTATGCGGCCTGCAGGAATTTGACGTGCTCGTGTTTAGGTAACAACATTTGGAAATAAAATACTCGGCAAAAATCATATGGTCGCAAAGCGGAGTGTTACCAGGTTGTGACCCATTAATTCCCACCAAAATTCAAACACGCGCGCCTTTTATTTTAATCACCTTGAAGAAGTAAAATAGAATATGACGTGCAAATTCTATCAGTATCAATGGAAATAAAGAGTGATGCGAAATAATTATTAGTTTTCATCATCACAGGTTTTTACTAATCTATTTGGCTAGCGGAGTGTTGtgaaactattttttttttgaggccAATGATAGGGTGTTCCAATTCCATTTAAACTACAATTCTATGATGTCAATAGGATAGGTAAAAGAAATAATGCTGTTTTTTATACTTTGTCtattcataaataaatatattatttggGAAAGaaagaaacatttaaaattcaaatgttTCTTATGATACCATTAAATTTTTCGCTACATTTCAAAAGTCAGCTCAAAAACGTCAAATCCTtgataagaattttttttgtatacacACCCAGGTATTTCCCAATGGATTTCCCGTGTCGCAGCTCAACTAATATCGTATCCTTCCACCTGAATCGATTTCAGACTCCTTTGTAACGGGAAACTGTTGCATTTTACAGTACTATATGGTTTTCGTGCGCAGACTTCCTGCGCAGAACAATTTGTTACAAGCTCGAGTGATTCGGGAATCACACAAATCTGGGGGCATACACATATATTTGTCTACAAGTAAACACGTTGTTTACAGACACCTAGCTATATAACACACTAATTTTAAGCTAAGGAGCTTTCGCTGGCTGAAAAATCGACTTTTATTTGAGCTTAAACCTATAAACCCTCGTACAATGACGCATTAATCAGTGACGGTATTATTGAGTGCCAAATACTTGATTTAGTTTCAATGTCTATGCAACTCGCTAGCCTTAGTATTGAGAAAAATCAATAggaagtaaataaaaatgttacatGCCTGAAATACGCTTTTGTGGatatttaagtatatataatcaatttttttattgagaATTGACGAGTCCAAAATGTACGGAATCACTCAATCAACTGTAAACGTAAGTTTTTGACCGGCTGTGGAATGTCTTGTAGTTTCCATCAAGCTTACTGGCTGCCTCGCCTTTATTCGTCTGTGATTATCGATTGACCCTGAAACTTGATCAATATGCTTTCCCCTCCCCTTCCAGAATCAACGCTTTCGAGTTCGTGATATGGATAACGAGCAAATCATGTCCACTTTTGGGAACATAGGACACCTACTGAACATCGCCGTGGAGCGATTTATAACGATTGGCGAGATAATTGCCGAGGAGAATATTGACATCAAGGGAGACATGTACGAGGCGGCAAAAGAAGCAAGAGATGCAGGTATAATATAATCATTCTTTTTTTAAGTACCTCCGAGGTAAAGTTCTGATAAATAACTAACTTACAGGAAAATCTATTGAACGCCTTTGTGATATATCACCTTTGGGTGGTATGGAGCTTCGACACCACATTGAGCCTCTGAAGGACTACGGCGCCATTATCCTGGCAGCCAGGTCGCTACTATCCTCTGTTACGCGAATCCTACTTCTAGTGGACATTATAGTTGTGAAGAAGCTCCTGACCGCCAAGAAGCGAGCCTCCGAGAGCCTGGAAAAGCTGGAGTCGGTGATGAACTTCACCGAATTCGTGCGCGCTTTCTCCGTCTTTGGAACGGAGATGATCGAATTGGCCTACCTCACTGGCCACCACCGGAACTCCTTCAAGGAGGAACGGCGGCGGGCACAAATGTTTTCGGCCCGCCAGATCCTGGAGAAGTCCATTGCCATTCTACTAACGTCCTCGAAGAACAGCCTGATCCACAGCGACTGTGTGATCGTGAAGGAGAACCGGGACACGGTCTTCTGCCAGATCCGTAGGGCCATGGATCTCATACACTTCGTGGTGAAGGACAGCATCTTCGATTCGGCCAAGCACATGCCCTTCGACAAGCAGGCCAGCAATCCGAATTACGAGAACGAGAGCATATACACGACAATAAAGAGGATTGTGAATCTGATCAAGAGGTACAAGTACCAGATGAGCTACTACGACAGCAACAACGAGGGGAACAACAACTCCGACGCTTACTTTAACTTCCTGGACGACGATATGTGGAAGTCGGAGAAGAATCTGGCCTCCTCGGCGGGCGGTGGACGCATGGTGAACAACACCAACTTCAGGAAGCACATGAGTTCCGAGAGCCTCGATCTGCGCGAGGAGCTATCGGTGGCCTTTGAGAAGCTCTTCGAGAAGGCCCACGACTTCACAGACTCCCCGTACATAAGTCACAACCATCGAAAGAACATTTTGTCCTACTGCGACAGCTGCAAGATGGAGTTCGACCTATACCTGAACAACATCATGAAGGAGCAGCACGAGAGTGCCGGGGTCCCGGTGAAGGGTCAGGGTCGCGATGATCCCGAGCTAGGGATGCTAAGCAGTCTGGAGGAGCTGTGCAAGCAGCTCGTCGTCTCCGTGTCCAGTCAAATCGAGGACTTCAACGAGTCCCTGAAGATCTGCTCCAAGCTGGTCAAATCGTTCCACGTCCTGGCAACGAACTACGACATCGACAATCTAAACCAACGCTCCACAAAGTTCCACGACTGCTGTGACCACATCTTCGACATCTGCAAGCTGCTCCAGCACATAGCGCCCACGGAAAGGCTGCAGGTCCAGGCGAAGTGTCTGGCCATCAATCTGCGGATCTACGGACCGCAGGTCTTTATAGCTGCCAAGATCCTGTGGAAGTACTCCAACAGCAGTGCGGCCAACGAGAACTTTGAGTCCTTCTCGGACATGTGGAAGTGGCTGACGAACGAGATCTCTATGATCGCCAAGAAGATCCTTGTATCAATTAATACTACTAAGAACGACAGAGAAGCTGAAACTGAGGTAGGTCATTATTTTGTGGTACCCCCTTATAGTACTGCTCCTAACTGCTATCGGTAATCCCCTAGAAATGTGAAAACACAGATAAACTAACAAAATCCGGTGTACCTGCAACAGAAGATGGAGAAATGGTTGAGTATTCTGGCCTCGAAGGCAAAAACAATGGAGATCTAAACACATATCAATCAAAATGGAGTGAAGACTTGTCGGACGACAACGACATATTAAAGAGAGCTAAGAACATGTCAGCGATGGCTTTCCTTATGTATCAGTTTACCAAGGGAAACGGTTCTTTAAGAACAACTCAGGATTTGTTTACTCAAGCCGAATATTTTGCGGAGGAAGCCAATCGACTTTACAAAGTCCTCCGCCACTTTTCATACCAGGTAACCTGGTATCTATGCtttataaaagtatttttgtATTGACCCTTGATATCCTTAGGTTCCCGCTAGTGACAACAAAAAGGATCTCCTTAACATTTTAGATAGAGTGCCGACTTTTGTCCAAGCACTTCAATTTACAGTCAAAGACCACACGGTTGGTAAAGCTGCCACTTTTGTGAAGGTCGATCATGTCATCAGAGAAACCAAAAACCTTATGAACGTTATAAATAAAGTAGTATCGAAGTGCTTTGAGTGCGCAACTAAGGTAAATAAGTCAAAGCCAAGCCATGCGGCCATTTCATATTGTTAACCACAAAAACTGAATGTGTATGAGTTTTATAATTTACTGTGATATTAAAGCATGCATTATTACAGGTACCTATGATTTTAGACCttttcatttatttcgatGGATACAAGGATAATTGCTTTGGTTTTATGCTTTGATAACAGTTTATATAGTCTACATTGTATATTAAACACAAAACCTTTATAAAAAAGAGCTATCGCATGAACTCAGCCTGTAtttagtcaacatttttatttggctTAAACCTATTTGATCTATGGAAAGCTACATATCCCTTGCATCCCGAGCTCAAACAATTTATATGAAATTAGCATTGCTCGAAATCGTAGTTATATATATTGCTAAATTTGAAAATCCCAGTTAAAATGTCAGAAATGATGTTATTTCCTCAAAAGGTTATCTTAATCCAACTAACTAATCTGTAATTTATTTGTGGCTAGTCATAAGCTATGAAAGTAAGATCCCCTCGATAACCGACTTTATAACTGACATATGTGATAATCCGCTTGCAGTACAAACTAAATTTAACTGGAATCACCGGAGGACTAACATCTGAGAGGTCTAACGAGAACATGGCCGGTGGAATGTGCGATTCCAAGGGGACGACGAGCAGCAGCGATATTCCCTGACATTACGGGATGGCTCGAAGAGCCAAGGGGGATGCACGGAGGACGAGGGTATCATTTTTACTGTTCTGAGCCCAAAACCTTTTATTATTATAGTCTACACTGTTAGCATTCTTAATACATTCAATTTTGTGTATTAGTTGAGGCCGCTTCTAGCGTTGATTAATGTCCAAAACTTTATTAACATACAAAATCCAATTAGTTGTCTTAACAGCACGATCTTATAATGCATATTTTGTTTCACTACATTCGAAAAATAACGGCAATAAAGGTAATGAAAGATGCAGATATGTATAAGAATTTGTTTAAATTGGTCCTATAAATCCGTTCGTAAATAGTTCCTATTAGTTTCATTAACGATGTGTGTTCGGGGACTATTGCTGCAGCAGCTTGCCTTTGGCTCCTGggataaattataaactttgaGGGCCACTGTTTCTTTTAATTGATCTGTTTGCGCTGTCGAGTTCTTTAGTTTAAGCAAGTTTTTAAAAAGCATTAAGTCCAGAGCAAATAACGCTGCACAGATAAAAGAAAGTGTTCCCAAGGCATAGGCATAGATCAGGAGATTCTCGGGCAGTTGTTCGACGGTAAAGAAAATGAGTAGtcctaaaaaaaataaagttgaaAACTGAGAAGTTATACCGAAAGCCATATGTTACCCTCTATAGTGAAGAACAAGACGCCACAGGTCAACAGAATTACTTCGCAAGTGCCATAGTTCGAGGTCGAatcgataattctaaaagaaaATTCAAGTTTTAACAAAAACCAGGTAGTAATGAATCACAGTTACTGAGTAATTACCTTGTGATTAGTAGAACTGCTGATATAAAGGTGTATCCCACGAATGTAAGCGTGCCAAAATCGTCGctttcttttgaccaagaGATGTTGTTCAAAAGTGTCCATTCCCTAGACTGTTTTTTGTTAAGGACAAACACCCTCTCTGAATGTTTGTCTGACAATCTTTTCACAATCAGCGCAGCCACTGTAGCAATCTATCAATGAAATATACACGGCTTGATTAGGTTTCCccatttaaaagttttccGCTTCATCAGACTGAATGAGTCTAAATGGGTTGGGTCACTTCGATTGTGATCTTGAAAAGATACTTGCAAGCTGGAGCACTTTGGTGCATATACAAGCCGCTAGTCCCATGTTAGACGTTCTTAACGATCACTTACAGACTGAGTCACGTACGGGCAAAATTTACCTGACCCATGCAAATTTTCTCACATTTGGTTGCGTTGTTTAGCGTGGGAAAAGACAAAGTCAAAGAAGTGTCTGGGCCACGAAAAATATTCATACATTACCCCTGGGTTTCTTCCAATAACAACCCATACCTTGAACTATAGAACGAATCGAGTACGCTTCAGCCTCTGTAGCGAATATTGTTTTATGCTAGTACCCTTATCAACAAAGTAaatatcaataaaataaatatatgcgGATGCTTCGACTGCTTATAAGcctataaataaaaaatcaaaacaaatacagaAGCTCTGTGGAAAAGATTGCCTTATGCTTTATAATGTTATCAGTACGATTACAGTGAAATTAGCACAGCGATCTTTATTTCGAATTCAAAATGCTCTTTTATGGTAACAAAAATTCTTATTGAGAGGCGCAACATTTAATCTTTAAATTTTCAGCCAGTGATGTAGCGTAATCTTACATTTATTATATAGCAAAATTCAAAGTTCTCAAAGAAATCCAAGTACTCTACTTTTCCGGAGGTATCAAAGTGGGGAAGCCATAAAGTTCATCACGATGCGATCCTCAGTTTCGTTAAGGCTATCGGAGTGTAGAAAGCAGTCCCGACGTATCGCACCTAGACAcaattaataaaaaccaaTAACTGTAATAATAATGAGCGTATGCATAATTGGGGCCGGAACAGCGGGCCTTTGCTGTGCCCGACACTCGATTGAAAATGGTTTCCAGACCACTGTATTTGAACTATCTGACCGAATCGGCGGAACCTGGGTTTACAATGAGGCCACAGGTGTTGTCAATGGCATTGATGTTCACAGCAGCATGTACAAAAATTTACGGTAGGTGTGATCCGGAAAACGTTACGAACGAAATAACATTTGTGAATACTCGTTAGAACCAATCTGCCCAAGGAAGTAATGGGCTTTCCGGACTTTGAAATTGGAAAAAACGAGGTTTCCTACGTGAGATCTGATGAAATATGTGATTTCCTTAACCAATACGCTGATCATTTCCAACTGAAAAAGCATATAAAGTTCAATACGTATGTTATTCGAGTGGTGCAAAGGAATTCAAAGTGGCAAGTGagttaaaatgttaattttagtAAATCATTATCTAAACGAAGCGTTTGCAGGTTCTTTGTAAAGATGTAGTGACAAACAAGATTGAGTTCCATTACTTCGACAAGGTCATGGTGGCCAACGGGCATTATCACACCCCGAATTATAGTAAAGTTCCGAATATGAATCGTTTTAAGGGCGAGTATTTGCACAGCCATGATTTCAGAACAAGAGAGGTTTTCGAAGGTATTTGTAccaaaagtattattaaagTATGTTaggattatttatataaaatatcatTAATAACCCAGGTAAATCCGTTCTTGTTATCGGAGCTGGTCCAAGTGGCATGGACCTGTCTAATATAATTTCCCGATCAGCGGAACGTGTCACAATTAGTCACCACTTGACCGACATAGGAGAAAACATATTCTTTGAAAATGTCCAGCAGAAGCCTGATGTTCGGGAACTCGACGAGAATGGCGCCTTTTTTGTGGACGGAACCTACGAGGAGTTCGACACCATTTTCTTTTGCACAGGATACAAGTACGCCTTTCCCTTCTTGACAGTGAATTCCGGAATCTATGTGGAGGACAACTACGTCCAGGAGTTGTACAAGCAATGCATTAACATAAGGAACCCGTCGATGTCATTGATTGGGTTGCCATTCTACGTTTGTGCCGCTCAAATGATGGATATCCAAGCCAGGTTCATCATGAGCTACTACAATGGATCGAATGAACTGCCATCCACAGAGGAAATGCTTAAGGATACCTATGATAGAATGACCAAGATTTGGCACGATGGCTACAGGAAACGTCATGCTCATATGTTGGGTCCAAGACAGGTGGGTTCGAAATTTGATTTAAGTTATCATTTAGTTCCTAATGTTCTGTTCTCTTCAAGATTGACTATTTCACAGACTTATCAAAGACTGCAGGAGTCAAAAACATTAAGCCGGTTATGACTAAATTACATAACGAAAGCAGCAAATGTTTCAACGAGAACTTGCGTCATTTCCGGGAGGACAACTTTGCGATCGTAGATGATGAAACCTTTGTCAAATTGAACTAGATTCAGATAACATTTACgcaaaataaaactaaatttctataaattaaaatacataaattatTGTATTTCATTGTAATCGTCAAATATTGTAATAATTAGTAACGGCTTTCTTTTGAAAACCGAAACAAACACTTGTTTGAGCTTGtttgttggtatttttccAAGACAGCTGTTTATTGGACAGGCAGTATATTTTCGCAAGCTCCGGTCACACTCGCCCACCTCCCCCTCCCCCAATTCTTGCATAATTTTCAAAAGACCTCACTTCACTTTCAAAGTTCGCTGATTTAGGTCGGGTCTTCAAAAGTGGGAAATCGCCTCGTCATGCAGTGTCCGTTCCTGAACCGCTTCACCGCCAGCTTCATCCGCAACTACGCGGAGACGCTGTGCCAATCCTATGGGAGTCACTGCCCCGTGGTGGGAAAGACCTTGGGTGCGGGCGAGAAGAAACTTTCACTCGTCGCCGCAAGTGTTACAAGGTCTTACTCGACGGGGGCTAATGCAAATGCTGGTGCGGCTGCTGGTGCCCCCGTATCCGCTGACCCTGTTAAGGCCACCTCCACCTCGGAGACCTTTCCCTACGAGCGCTTCTTCAACGAGCAGATCATGAAGAAGAAACGGGACCACTCCTACAGGGTCTTCAAGAAGGTCAACCGCCTGGCGGGCGACGGGCTGTTCCCCCACGCCCTGGAGTACTCGGAGCGGGCGGAGAAGCCCATCACGGTGTGGTGCTCCAACGACTACCTGGGCATGTCCGCCCATCCAAGCGTTAAGAGGGCCGTTCAGGAGGCCCTGAACATGCACGGATCGGGGGCGGGGGGCACTAGGAACATCTCGGGCAACTCGCTCCATCACGAGCGACTCGAGGAAAAGCTGGCCGAGCTCCACCAAAAGGAGGCCGCCCTGCTGTTCACCTCGTGTTTCGTGGCCAATGATTCAACGCTCTTTACGCTCGCTAAACTTTTACCTGGCTGCCAGATCTTCTCGGACGCGGGCAACCATGCCTCCATGATCATGGGCATACGGAACAGCGGGGTGCCCAAGCACATCTTTCGGCACAATGACGTGGACCACTTGCATCAGCTGCTGAAGCAGACGGACAAGAGCGTGCCCAAGATCGTGGCATTTGAAACGGTACATTCCATGACTGGGGCTATCTGCCCGCTTGAGGAGCTGTTGGACGTGGCACACGAGTACGGGGCCATCACGTTCATCGACGAGGTACACGCCGTGGGATTGTACGGCGACCATGGAGCCGGAGTCGGCGAACGGGACGGGGTGCTGCACAAAATGGACATCATATCGGGAACCCTGGGCAAGGCGTTTGGCAACATTGGCGGTTACATAGCTGGGTCCGAAAAGCTGGTCGACATGATCCGATCGTATGCGGCTGGCTTTATCTTCACCACCTCGCTGCCGCCCACTGTGCTATGTGGTGCCCTGGAGGCCGTTAACATCCTGGCATCGGAGGAGGGTCGTCAGCTGCGCCACATGCACCAGCGGAACGTCTCCTACTTGAAAAACTTGCTGAAACGAGAAGGTAGGGTGTAATTTTAGACTTTATGTAACACGAATTGAAGGTTATTCTCGCACtttcgatttatttttaaatttaagtggTGGCCATGTATAGAAAAAGGCACTTAACTTTCAGTTTACTGACCATATTATTTCGCCAATTTCAGGTTTTCCCGTCGAAGAAACGCCCAGCCACATCATCCCCATCAAAATTGGAGACCCTCTGAAAAGCAGTCAAATCTCAAACGTGTTAATTGAACAATTTGGACACTACCTGCAGTCGATTAATTACCCAACCGTAGCCCGCGGCCAGGAGAAACTTCGACTGGCCCCCACTCCATTCCACACTTTCGAAATGATGAACGCCCTGGTTACCGATCTGAAGAAAGTGTGGGAAATGGTGGACCTCTCGACAAACGTCCCGCTTTCGCCCAATGGATGCATGTTCTGCAACTCGGAGAGCTGCTGGCACCAGGATGCATCTCCCGACCTGGAATGCGGAATCCCCAACTGCCCTCGCCTGGAAATCTCGGTTGCAGCTTAGTTTCATCTTATACACAACGAGTCTAACTGAAGCATTCGAAATATTAGCTACGCCTAAAATTatctttgtggttttggacaAATAAACAATGGTTTTGGTGCAATATAAATGACGTAACTTTTTATTGAAATGGGTAAGACTCTTCAAAGACGCTTTGAGGGGTGATAAGACATGGGTTGAAGTGTCACCTTCGATTAGAAGTTGCGTGTTTCACGTTCGAGGTCCATGCAAATGGTATTCTAATTAGGGAATGGCGTGAAAGAAGTCCCCTTGAACCTGGATCCAATGTCATATGCAATTTGAAACgatgtaaataaatatgaattGAATCTAATTTATCGCTTAGGAGTTTAGTTTTCGGGAAATTTGGACACATCCATTGAACTTTCGTCATCCCTTAAAAGGGCTTACCCTgtctgaaaaaaaattaatgaaattgatACCCCATCAGTTTTAGCACAGGCAGGGTGAGTCAGCCAATATTTAGCTGATAAACATGACCCACCCATTAACGGCTCAATGTTTTTTTGATAATATAAACATAGATAATTGTCCACTTTTATACACTTTGATAAGAATAGAGTTTTGTACAAACCTAGTTACATAAATACTTAGGACTAGCTTAACAGTTGCAGATCGTAAACAATGATTCGACCAAACAGATCTGTACTGGACTCGAAGATGAACTTTATCTTTGAACAAGTTTTTTCCCGGACTGCATCTTTAACCTGAAACAGCTGGGGAGAGTTTATATCTTCTGGATAGAAGGGTTCTTGATGTATTTGGGCTCCATCAGCGGAGTACATTATCATTTCCGATTTCAGGCCAGCGAATCCTCCTTGAAACTGAAAACTAAATCCTGAAATGGTTTGTGGCTCATCGAAACTGACGGTAATCCATTGGGGGGTTCCCTGAAAAAACGTTgagatttaataaataattttcttaattaataaataaacttaTACTTCATCGGAAGTCCAAGAGGTCTCTTCTCTCGCATCAAACATAAACTGCTTTCCATATAGCTTCAGATCTTTGTTTAAAACCGAGCTCACccttaaaaatacatttttaccAATAAGATATACAAACGAAAATTCAATAATACCTGCAGTTGAAGTTTACTTTTGTTAAATTATTCATAttatcataaaaatagtaaataaacaaaacgCGGACCAAGAGGTTAGAGGTATTAGGGATGggtaattattataattataatatgaTTCCAAAACTTTCAacggaaaaattaaaacatatttgaatATGATTTGGTTTTAAAAACAACTTTACTTCCGTAgaagtttaaatatttatatttttcaatagaTTTTGTAAAGAAAACCTTTGGTACACGAAGTATCGATATTTTGAAAGTTACACCAAGTATTGATTTTGCAGCCCTAGTCGGAAAAGCAAAACAGCTGGCAGTTTAAAcaacatttacatttttttttacccatCAAAGAAATTGAAATGATAAAAGCTAtacttgtttttaataatCATGGGAAGCCTAGGCTATCGAAATTCTATCAGTATTTCGTAAGTGCTGTATCATATTATCAAGTTCTCAATAATATCATGCTAAATTTTCTTTGTAGGATGAAAGTCTGCAGCAACAAATAATTAAGGAGACGTTTCAGTTGGTTTCCAAGCGGGATGATAATGTTTGCAACTTTCTGGAGGGCGGAAGGTGAGTAATACTTGGGAACATGCACCCAGAATACGTATTACCACTATTCTTTTTCTAGCTTAATTGGCGGATCGGACTACAAGCTTATCTACAGACACTATGCCacgctgtactttgttttcTGCGTGGACTCCTCAGAAAGCGAACTGGGAATCCTTGACTTGATCCAGGTCTTTGTGGAAACGCTCGACAAGTGTTTCGAAAACGTCTGTGAGCTGGACTTGATATTTCACGCCGATGCCGTCCACCACATACTCTCAGGTTTGGGAATAACTCATATGTATCCCAACTAGATTGTCATCTTAACTTTGTTACAGAACTGGTCATGGGGGGAATGGTCCTGCAGACCAATATGAACGACATTATGGCCAGGATCGAGGAGCAGAACAAGATCGTCAAGCAGGAGGCGGGTATTTCGGCAGCACCAGCTCGGGCTGTGAGCGCCGTGAAGAGTATGAACATTCCGCAACAGATTAAAGATATAAAGTTACCTGATCTGCCACAGGCAATTAAGGACTTTAAGTTCTGA contains:
- the LOC119549517 gene encoding alpha-catulin isoform X1, with amino-acid sequence MYGITQSTVNNQRFRVRDMDNEQIMSTFGNIGHLLNIAVERFITIGEIIAEENIDIKGDMYEAAKEARDAGKSIERLCDISPLGGMELRHHIEPLKDYGAIILAARSLLSSVTRILLLVDIIVVKKLLTAKKRASESLEKLESVMNFTEFVRAFSVFGTEMIELAYLTGHHRNSFKEERRRAQMFSARQILEKSIAILLTSSKNSLIHSDCVIVKENRDTVFCQIRRAMDLIHFVVKDSIFDSAKHMPFDKQASNPNYENESIYTTIKRIVNLIKRYKYQMSYYDSNNEGNNNSDAYFNFLDDDMWKSEKNLASSAGGGRMVNNTNFRKHMSSESLDLREELSVAFEKLFEKAHDFTDSPYISHNHRKNILSYCDSCKMEFDLYLNNIMKEQHESAGVPVKGQGRDDPELGMLSSLEELCKQLVVSVSSQIEDFNESLKICSKLVKSFHVLATNYDIDNLNQRSTKFHDCCDHIFDICKLLQHIAPTERLQVQAKCLAINLRIYGPQVFIAAKILWKYSNSSAANENFESFSDMWKWLTNEISMIAKKILVSINTTKNDREAETEKCENTDKLTKSGVPATEDGEMVEYSGLEGKNNGDLNTYQSKWSEDLSDDNDILKRAKNMSAMAFLMYQFTKGNGSLRTTQDLFTQAEYFAEEANRLYKVLRHFSYQVPASDNKKDLLNILDRVPTFVQALQFTVKDHTVGKAATFVKVDHVIRETKNLMNVINKVVSKCFECATKYKLNLTGITGGLTSERSNENMAGGMCDSKGTTSSSDIP
- the LOC119549517 gene encoding alpha-catulin isoform X2; this encodes MDNEQIMSTFGNIGHLLNIAVERFITIGEIIAEENIDIKGDMYEAAKEARDAGKSIERLCDISPLGGMELRHHIEPLKDYGAIILAARSLLSSVTRILLLVDIIVVKKLLTAKKRASESLEKLESVMNFTEFVRAFSVFGTEMIELAYLTGHHRNSFKEERRRAQMFSARQILEKSIAILLTSSKNSLIHSDCVIVKENRDTVFCQIRRAMDLIHFVVKDSIFDSAKHMPFDKQASNPNYENESIYTTIKRIVNLIKRYKYQMSYYDSNNEGNNNSDAYFNFLDDDMWKSEKNLASSAGGGRMVNNTNFRKHMSSESLDLREELSVAFEKLFEKAHDFTDSPYISHNHRKNILSYCDSCKMEFDLYLNNIMKEQHESAGVPVKGQGRDDPELGMLSSLEELCKQLVVSVSSQIEDFNESLKICSKLVKSFHVLATNYDIDNLNQRSTKFHDCCDHIFDICKLLQHIAPTERLQVQAKCLAINLRIYGPQVFIAAKILWKYSNSSAANENFESFSDMWKWLTNEISMIAKKILVSINTTKNDREAETEKCENTDKLTKSGVPATEDGEMVEYSGLEGKNNGDLNTYQSKWSEDLSDDNDILKRAKNMSAMAFLMYQFTKGNGSLRTTQDLFTQAEYFAEEANRLYKVLRHFSYQVPASDNKKDLLNILDRVPTFVQALQFTVKDHTVGKAATFVKVDHVIRETKNLMNVINKVVSKCFECATKYKLNLTGITGGLTSERSNENMAGGMCDSKGTTSSSDIP
- the LOC119549520 gene encoding uncharacterized protein LOC119549520 isoform X2, giving the protein MGLAACICTKVLQLIATVAALIVKRLSDKHSERVFVLNKKQSREWTLLNNISWSKESDDFGTLTFVGYTFISAVLLITRIIDSTSNYGTCEVILLTCGVLFFTIEGLLIFFTVEQLPENLLIYAYALGTLSFICAALFALDLMLFKNLLKLKNSTAQTDQLKETVALKVYNLSQEPKASCCSNSPRTHIVNETNRNYLRTDL
- the LOC119549520 gene encoding uncharacterized protein LOC119549520 isoform X1; amino-acid sequence: MNIFRGPDTSLTLSFPTLNNATKCEKICMGQIATVAALIVKRLSDKHSERVFVLNKKQSREWTLLNNISWSKESDDFGTLTFVGYTFISAVLLITRIIDSTSNYGTCEVILLTCGVLFFTIEGLLIFFTVEQLPENLLIYAYALGTLSFICAALFALDLMLFKNLLKLKNSTAQTDQLKETVALKVYNLSQEPKASCCSNSPRTHIVNETNRNYLRTDL
- the LOC119549519 gene encoding senecionine N-oxygenase; translated protein: MSVCIIGAGTAGLCCARHSIENGFQTTVFELSDRIGGTWVYNEATGVVNGIDVHSSMYKNLRTNLPKEVMGFPDFEIGKNEVSYVRSDEICDFLNQYADHFQLKKHIKFNTYVIRVVQRNSKWQVLCKDVVTNKIEFHYFDKVMVANGHYHTPNYSKVPNMNRFKGEYLHSHDFRTREVFEGKSVLVIGAGPSGMDLSNIISRSAERVTISHHLTDIGENIFFENVQQKPDVRELDENGAFFVDGTYEEFDTIFFCTGYKYAFPFLTVNSGIYVEDNYVQELYKQCINIRNPSMSLIGLPFYVCAAQMMDIQARFIMSYYNGSNELPSTEEMLKDTYDRMTKIWHDGYRKRHAHMLGPRQIDYFTDLSKTAGVKNIKPVMTKLHNESSKCFNENLRHFREDNFAIVDDETFVKLN
- the LOC119549518 gene encoding 5-aminolevulinate synthase, erythroid-specific, mitochondrial, with amino-acid sequence MQCPFLNRFTASFIRNYAETLCQSYGSHCPVVGKTLGAGEKKLSLVAASVTRSYSTGANANAGAAAGAPVSADPVKATSTSETFPYERFFNEQIMKKKRDHSYRVFKKVNRLAGDGLFPHALEYSERAEKPITVWCSNDYLGMSAHPSVKRAVQEALNMHGSGAGGTRNISGNSLHHERLEEKLAELHQKEAALLFTSCFVANDSTLFTLAKLLPGCQIFSDAGNHASMIMGIRNSGVPKHIFRHNDVDHLHQLLKQTDKSVPKIVAFETVHSMTGAICPLEELLDVAHEYGAITFIDEVHAVGLYGDHGAGVGERDGVLHKMDIISGTLGKAFGNIGGYIAGSEKLVDMIRSYAAGFIFTTSLPPTVLCGALEAVNILASEEGRQLRHMHQRNVSYLKNLLKREGFPVEETPSHIIPIKIGDPLKSSQISNVLIEQFGHYLQSINYPTVARGQEKLRLAPTPFHTFEMMNALVTDLKKVWEMVDLSTNVPLSPNGCMFCNSESCWHQDASPDLECGIPNCPRLEISVAA
- the LOC119550889 gene encoding nuclear receptor 2C2-associated protein, whose translation is MNNLTKVNFNCRVSSVLNKDLKLYGKQFMFDAREETSWTSDEGTPQWITVSFDEPQTISGFSFQFQGGFAGLKSEMIMYSADGAQIHQEPFYPEDINSPQLFQVKDAVREKTCSKIKFIFESSTDLFGRIIVYDLQLLS
- the LOC119551835 gene encoding AP-3 complex subunit sigma-2 codes for the protein MIKAILVFNNHGKPRLSKFYQYFDESLQQQIIKETFQLVSKRDDNVCNFLEGGSLIGGSDYKLIYRHYATLYFVFCVDSSESELGILDLIQVFVETLDKCFENVCELDLIFHADAVHHILSELVMGGMVLQTNMNDIMARIEEQNKIVKQEAGISAAPARAVSAVKSMNIPQQIKDIKLPDLPQAIKDFKF